One window of the Desulfonatronovibrio magnus genome contains the following:
- a CDS encoding HRDC domain-containing protein, giving the protein MQHENRELKLAEDFVHYTDCNLFLTGKAGTGKTTFLHNLQKKTPKRLVVTAPTGVAALNAGGVTLHSLFQLPFGPYIPGSSESVQDTQRMHRMSKQKRAIIKNLDLLIIDEISMVRSDLLDAVDASLRFHRRSSQPFGGVQLLMIGDLHQLPPVIKRDEWDLVSDYYETQYFFSSKALALTEMVCIELKNIYRQSDPVFIQVLNKVRDNCLDSSAIEILNQRYIHDFDINEDQGYITLTTHNRGADQLNQARLDNLPGKEYFFEARVEGDFPEFIFPVPEVLALKKGAQVMFTRNDPGPDKLFFNGRIGIVTDISEEEIRVTCPGDSHEIQVKKMTWENIKYEVNNANNEIERRLTGEFEQYPLKLAWAITIHKSQGLTFERAIIDAGAAFAHGQVYVALSRCKTLNGMVLSTPINASSLKTDYTVINFSQSIAQNPPSTERLNVARTAFQQKQIKGCFDFSRIARQISFLIKLLRENASVITMAGIEDLQGWRASTGEIFRVSGNFQHELDGLFAKNNLPEEDTHLLDRINKGSAWFQGRFQEDLIQPLEKLVVETDNRELSKRIDSVLDELVREVSVKIAGLKTCEQGFSSLAYMRSLSEEGLITRKKPEKTRPQYSHSDISHPELFEILKSWRTETAREQNIAPYQVMHQKTLIQVATRMPDKPAALRDISGIGAKTMDKYGRQILDIIRDYRKKL; this is encoded by the coding sequence ATGCAACATGAAAATCGCGAATTAAAGCTTGCCGAAGATTTTGTTCATTATACTGATTGCAACCTTTTTCTTACCGGCAAGGCTGGAACAGGCAAAACAACTTTTTTGCACAATCTTCAGAAAAAAACACCCAAACGTCTCGTGGTTACTGCTCCCACTGGAGTTGCTGCCCTTAATGCAGGTGGAGTTACCCTGCACTCACTTTTTCAACTTCCATTTGGCCCCTATATTCCCGGAAGCTCTGAGTCTGTTCAGGACACGCAGCGCATGCATCGTATGAGCAAGCAAAAACGGGCTATAATCAAAAATCTGGATCTGCTCATCATTGATGAAATAAGCATGGTCAGGTCAGATCTTCTGGATGCAGTAGATGCGTCCTTGCGTTTCCATCGTCGCAGCAGTCAGCCATTCGGAGGCGTGCAGCTTCTGATGATCGGAGATCTGCATCAATTGCCGCCGGTGATTAAGCGTGATGAATGGGATCTTGTATCAGATTATTATGAAACACAGTACTTTTTCAGCAGCAAGGCTCTGGCCCTGACTGAGATGGTATGTATTGAACTGAAGAACATTTACCGTCAGTCTGATCCTGTTTTTATCCAGGTGCTCAACAAAGTCAGGGACAATTGTCTGGATTCCTCTGCCATTGAAATTCTTAATCAACGCTATATCCATGATTTTGATATAAATGAAGATCAGGGTTACATTACCTTAACCACTCACAACCGGGGTGCGGATCAGCTCAACCAGGCCAGGCTCGATAACCTGCCGGGCAAGGAGTATTTTTTTGAGGCCAGAGTTGAGGGTGACTTTCCTGAATTCATATTTCCTGTCCCTGAGGTCCTTGCCTTGAAAAAAGGGGCACAGGTCATGTTTACCCGCAATGATCCCGGACCGGATAAGCTATTTTTCAACGGACGCATCGGCATTGTTACTGACATAAGTGAAGAGGAAATCAGGGTGACCTGTCCTGGAGATAGTCACGAAATTCAGGTCAAGAAAATGACCTGGGAAAACATCAAGTATGAGGTTAACAACGCAAACAATGAGATTGAAAGACGACTTACAGGAGAGTTTGAACAATATCCCCTGAAGCTGGCCTGGGCCATTACAATTCATAAGAGTCAGGGACTGACATTTGAACGGGCCATTATTGATGCAGGCGCTGCTTTTGCTCATGGCCAGGTTTATGTTGCTCTGAGCAGGTGCAAAACTCTAAATGGAATGGTTCTCAGCACCCCCATAAATGCTTCCAGCCTGAAAACTGATTATACTGTCATAAATTTCAGCCAAAGTATTGCTCAAAATCCTCCCAGTACTGAGAGGCTTAATGTTGCCAGAACAGCTTTTCAGCAAAAACAGATTAAGGGCTGTTTTGATTTTTCCAGAATTGCCCGCCAGATTAGCTTTCTAATAAAATTGCTCAGGGAAAACGCATCTGTAATTACCATGGCAGGAATTGAAGATCTTCAGGGATGGAGAGCCAGCACAGGAGAGATATTCAGGGTAAGTGGAAACTTTCAGCATGAACTGGACGGGCTTTTTGCGAAAAATAATCTGCCTGAAGAGGATACTCATCTTTTGGATCGCATTAATAAGGGGTCAGCCTGGTTTCAGGGCAGATTTCAGGAAGATCTTATCCAGCCCCTTGAGAAACTTGTTGTAGAAACAGACAACCGGGAGCTATCCAAGAGAATTGACTCTGTTCTTGATGAACTTGTTCGTGAGGTTTCAGTCAAAATCGCCGGCCTTAAAACTTGTGAGCAGGGTTTTTCATCTCTTGCATACATGCGTTCTCTGTCTGAAGAAGGTCTGATAACCCGCAAGAAGCCTGAAAAAACGCGACCTCAGTATAGCCACTCGGATATATCTCATCCAGAGCTTTTTGAAATTTTAAAGTCCTGGCGCACCGAGACAGCCAGAGAACAAAATATTGCCCCATATCAGGTAATGCATCAGAAAACCTTGATTCAGGTTGCTACGCGCATGCCGGATAAGCCCGCTGCTTTGCGGGACATAAGCGGGATAGGTGCTAAAACCATGGATAAGTATGGTCGGCAAATTCTTGATATTATCAGGGATTACCGTAAAAAATTGTGA
- the coaE gene encoding dephospho-CoA kinase (Dephospho-CoA kinase (CoaE) performs the final step in coenzyme A biosynthesis.), translating to MNSYSFVAGADQAGQRLDRFVYEHIFSAGLTRSTVQNLIRQGLVEVDGLPVSKPSHKIAAGKNVIIHYEKQDKTLTPLKGHLSIVYEDESLVLLNKRSGISVHPAPSENDPTIVHYLLEKYPCLQNLSDNERPGIVHRLDKDTSGLMLVALNDAARQYLSNAFHDRIVGKWYLVMVQGCLENPTGEINKPMCRDPKSKTKMAVSSRQGRQARTRYYTLYRGKGLQWSLLLIRIFTGRTHQIRVHLAHVGHPVIGDLLYSASKPGFSQTRIFKDKLVKRQLLHSGRIDFPHPSDESRKVFCQLPSKDFTRVCLNLESRVQKVVLTGSLGSGKSSVSALFNKHGVPVFSADECVAELYEPGQDGWHLIQQRFGSRFIDYPHGPVNKKKLSKAILNDRFMLDELNHLIHPLVKHKLDEFWQNHKDCRMALAEVPLFFEAGMDDPSIITVGVFCPDETRLQRVCSVRKITAENFLFLNKAQWPQLRKIKSCQLVIDNSLDKQSLICKAKALTRVLQYLRRHNIIKIKHSFEYVMKANLRNPPEYLNDPT from the coding sequence GTGAATAGTTATAGTTTTGTTGCAGGTGCAGATCAGGCAGGCCAGAGGTTGGACAGGTTTGTTTACGAACATATTTTTTCAGCAGGGCTTACCAGATCAACTGTCCAGAACCTGATCAGGCAAGGCCTGGTTGAGGTTGATGGTCTGCCGGTGTCCAAGCCCTCTCACAAGATTGCGGCAGGAAAAAATGTGATCATACACTATGAGAAGCAGGATAAAACCCTTACCCCCCTTAAAGGTCACTTGAGTATAGTTTATGAGGATGAAAGTCTTGTTCTGCTCAACAAAAGGTCTGGAATAAGTGTGCATCCTGCTCCTTCAGAAAATGACCCCACCATTGTTCACTATCTTCTGGAAAAATATCCCTGCCTGCAGAATTTGTCAGATAATGAGCGACCGGGTATTGTGCATCGCCTGGATAAAGATACCAGTGGCCTTATGCTGGTTGCCCTGAATGATGCGGCCCGGCAATACCTGTCCAATGCCTTTCATGATCGCATAGTTGGTAAGTGGTATCTGGTCATGGTCCAGGGATGTTTAGAGAACCCAACTGGCGAGATAAATAAGCCCATGTGTCGTGATCCAAAAAGCAAAACAAAGATGGCAGTGTCTTCGCGGCAGGGACGTCAGGCCAGAACACGATATTATACTTTATATAGAGGCAAGGGTTTACAATGGTCGTTGCTTTTGATCCGGATATTTACCGGAAGAACTCATCAGATCAGAGTACATCTGGCGCATGTCGGCCACCCTGTTATTGGGGATTTGCTTTATTCAGCATCAAAACCCGGCTTTTCCCAAACCAGAATCTTCAAAGACAAGCTTGTGAAAAGGCAGTTGCTGCACTCCGGTAGAATTGACTTCCCACATCCTTCAGATGAAAGCAGAAAAGTATTTTGTCAGCTTCCTTCAAAGGATTTTACCAGGGTCTGTTTGAATCTGGAAAGCAGGGTGCAAAAAGTTGTATTGACCGGAAGCCTGGGTTCGGGCAAAAGTTCTGTTAGTGCTTTGTTTAATAAACATGGTGTCCCGGTTTTCAGCGCGGATGAATGTGTAGCCGAGCTTTATGAACCTGGTCAGGATGGCTGGCATTTGATTCAGCAGCGTTTTGGAAGTCGTTTTATTGACTACCCTCATGGGCCTGTTAATAAGAAAAAATTGAGCAAGGCAATCTTGAATGACAGATTCATGCTGGATGAGCTGAATCACCTTATTCATCCATTAGTGAAACATAAACTGGATGAATTCTGGCAAAATCACAAAGATTGCAGGATGGCTCTGGCCGAAGTACCTCTTTTTTTTGAGGCTGGAATGGATGATCCTTCAATTATCACAGTTGGAGTTTTCTGTCCTGATGAAACACGTCTGCAACGGGTTTGCAGTGTAAGAAAAATAACTGCGGAAAATTTTCTTTTTTTAAATAAAGCCCAGTGGCCACAGCTTAGAAAAATCAAATCCTGTCAGCTTGTTATTGATAATTCGCTTGATAAACAGTCTTTGATTTGTAAGGCAAAAGCCTTGACCAGAGTGTTGCAGTACTTAAGAAGACATAATATCATAAAGATTAAACACAGCTTTGAATATGTGATGAAAGCAAATTTGCGCAACCCACCGGAATATTTGAATGATCCCACTTAA
- a CDS encoding rhomboid family intramembrane serine protease, with product MIPLKDSIPNVFRPYTVWALISVNALVFIYTLGLDTIHLARFFHLYGVVPARLTHPELAMMAGYPDAGYYTLVTHMFIHGGFLHFLLNSWMMWIFADNIEDVMGPVRFLLFYVLCGAGALTTHILFNFDSPVPVVGASGAIAGVMGAYLLLYPHSRVITVFPIIFIPYIIEIPAVIFLGVWFMIQIVSALWSDVSGAGSGVAWWAHAGGFVVGMVLLPLFKNKKRCYHCYEMVRRKKNFILE from the coding sequence ATGATCCCACTTAAGGACAGCATCCCCAATGTGTTCAGGCCCTATACGGTCTGGGCACTGATAAGTGTCAATGCTCTGGTATTCATTTATACCCTGGGTTTAGACACAATTCATCTTGCCCGGTTCTTTCATTTATACGGTGTAGTTCCTGCCAGACTGACTCACCCTGAACTGGCAATGATGGCTGGGTATCCTGACGCAGGCTATTATACATTAGTCACTCATATGTTTATCCATGGCGGTTTTTTACATTTTCTGCTCAACAGCTGGATGATGTGGATCTTTGCAGACAATATCGAAGATGTCATGGGGCCTGTGAGGTTTTTGCTGTTTTATGTTTTATGTGGAGCAGGAGCACTTACAACACATATCCTTTTTAACTTTGACTCTCCAGTACCTGTGGTGGGTGCTTCCGGAGCCATAGCAGGGGTTATGGGGGCCTATTTGCTATTATACCCTCATTCCCGGGTCATCACTGTTTTCCCGATAATTTTTATACCCTACATAATCGAGATTCCCGCAGTGATTTTTCTGGGAGTCTGGTTCATGATTCAAATTGTTTCCGCGTTGTGGTCGGATGTGTCCGGAGCAGGCTCAGGCGTGGCCTGGTGGGCGCATGCCGGTGGGTTTGTGGTTGGCATGGTTCTGCTTCCTCTTTTCAAGAATAAAAAAAGGTGCTATCATTGTTACGAAATGGTGCGCAGAAAAAAGAACTTTATTTTAGAGTAA
- a CDS encoding ABC transporter ATP-binding protein, which yields MLKIEDLHVNVGDNEVLRGLNLEIEQGETFILFGPNGSGKTSLLMTLMGFSGYEVTKGSIFFKGEDITSATTYERARMGIGMSFQRPPTIHGLKTRHMVGLCAGDKKVDVDALAEKVNMSNFLDRDINSGFSGGEIKRSELLQLMAQNPSLVLFDEPESGVDLENMSLIGNVARSILDGPQEPDNSASLKQLQSKYKTSGLIITHTGYILDYINADRGQVLYNGVLCCESRPRDILDHISKFGYKECVRCLN from the coding sequence ATGTTGAAAATTGAGGACCTTCACGTCAATGTGGGCGACAATGAGGTCTTGCGAGGGCTCAACTTAGAAATAGAGCAGGGAGAAACATTTATTTTGTTTGGTCCCAATGGATCTGGCAAGACATCTCTCTTAATGACTCTGATGGGCTTTTCTGGATATGAAGTGACTAAGGGCAGTATTTTTTTCAAGGGAGAAGATATTACCAGCGCCACCACCTATGAAAGAGCCAGAATGGGAATTGGCATGTCTTTTCAACGTCCTCCAACAATTCACGGACTCAAGACCAGGCATATGGTGGGCCTTTGCGCTGGCGATAAAAAGGTGGATGTGGATGCCCTGGCTGAAAAAGTTAATATGTCTAACTTTTTGGACAGGGATATTAATTCAGGTTTTTCCGGAGGGGAAATCAAACGTTCAGAATTACTGCAATTGATGGCCCAGAATCCCAGCTTAGTGCTTTTTGATGAGCCAGAGTCAGGGGTTGATCTGGAAAACATGTCTCTCATCGGCAATGTTGCCAGGTCCATCCTTGATGGACCGCAGGAACCTGATAACAGTGCATCCCTGAAGCAGTTGCAATCAAAATACAAAACATCAGGTCTGATTATTACCCATACCGGGTACATACTTGACTATATCAACGCTGACCGGGGGCAGGTACTATATAACGGAGTGCTTTGCTGCGAGTCCAGACCCAGGGATATCCTGGATCATATTAGTAAATTCGGATACAAGGAGTGTGTCAGATGTCTAAATTAA
- a CDS encoding SufB/SufD family protein, with amino-acid sequence MSKLNSIDAEPKVDLSKFSFDQGDMPALDDLRLLSDEDKARLRMAGVDADDSRRSGSYLHVNHSKVHCSSCSEGVEILDTRDALDKYDGLPEYYWQAVDKNKDEFTRAAAEKIHGGYFIRTAKGAKIKEPVQSCLFIKGENVGQNVHNIMVIEEDSELHIITGCTTSTDVNSALHLGISEVYIKKGGKLTFTMVHNWGEEVMVRPRTVAIVEEGGVFASNYILLKKVKSVQSYPAVYLNGRGAVARFNSILVAPEGSYINSGNKIVLNAPETKGEIISRTITTGGTIIAPGIIEGNAIPAKGHLECKGLILTDGVIHAIPELKGTIAGVELSHEAAVGKIAQEEIEYLMARGLDEDQATSTIVRGFMNVDIMGLPAELRQSIDKTIEETEEDMF; translated from the coding sequence ATGTCTAAATTAAACAGTATAGATGCTGAACCTAAAGTTGATCTGAGCAAGTTCAGCTTTGATCAGGGAGATATGCCTGCTTTGGATGATTTGCGACTGTTAAGTGATGAGGATAAGGCCAGATTGCGAATGGCTGGTGTTGATGCTGATGATTCCCGGCGCAGCGGAAGCTATCTTCATGTAAATCACTCCAAGGTTCATTGCAGTTCCTGCAGTGAAGGTGTTGAAATCTTAGACACACGTGACGCTTTAGATAAGTATGACGGGTTGCCTGAGTATTACTGGCAGGCTGTAGATAAAAATAAGGATGAGTTCACGCGGGCTGCTGCTGAAAAAATTCATGGCGGATACTTTATCAGAACAGCCAAAGGAGCAAAAATCAAAGAGCCTGTTCAGTCTTGTCTGTTTATCAAGGGAGAAAATGTTGGACAGAATGTTCATAATATAATGGTAATTGAAGAAGATTCAGAACTGCACATTATTACCGGATGCACCACTTCTACAGATGTGAATTCAGCTTTGCACCTTGGAATTTCTGAAGTTTACATAAAAAAAGGGGGCAAGCTGACTTTTACCATGGTACATAACTGGGGTGAGGAGGTAATGGTTCGTCCCCGGACAGTGGCAATTGTGGAGGAAGGAGGTGTTTTTGCAAGCAATTATATATTGTTGAAAAAGGTAAAATCCGTACAGTCCTACCCTGCAGTTTACCTTAATGGCCGAGGAGCAGTGGCCAGATTCAATTCCATACTTGTAGCGCCAGAAGGCTCATACATCAATTCAGGAAATAAAATCGTACTGAATGCTCCAGAGACCAAAGGTGAAATCATTTCCAGGACCATCACCACTGGAGGAACTATCATTGCACCCGGAATTATCGAAGGCAATGCCATCCCAGCCAAGGGACATCTTGAATGTAAAGGTCTGATTCTGACAGATGGAGTCATCCATGCCATTCCTGAGCTCAAGGGGACTATTGCTGGAGTGGAACTTTCTCACGAGGCTGCAGTGGGCAAGATCGCTCAGGAAGAAATTGAATACCTTATGGCCCGGGGATTAGATGAGGATCAGGCTACATCAACCATAGTGCGTGGATTCATGAATGTTGATATCATGGGCTTGCCTGCCGAACTGCGCCAGAGTATTGATAAGACAATAGAAGAGACGGAAGAGGATATGTTCTAA
- the secF gene encoding protein translocase subunit SecF, whose protein sequence is MGFQIIKPDTKIDFIGKRNYAFALSAALILIGLISLGLKGGPKLGIDFAGGIIIQTSFEQEVDLAELTSVLEETELPSLVVQRFGDRGDNEYLFRTSAENITPYDAREKVDAVLMEYFQDHGYEIQRLEMVGPRVGADLRESALEALFFAVLFIAIYISGRFEHKWFVAAFMAAGLAGGVYLLKLISIPLAFLIFAAMLITLCLCWYLRLNFALGAVIALIHDMLIVIGIFSLLNKDFDLSIVAALLTIIGYSLNDTIIVFDRIRENLRNKISTSLSETINVSINQTLSRTIVTSGTTLVVVLALLILGGGIIHDFAFALTVGVLVGTYSSIYVASPILLSFRPVIEEEDEEEEGHEMSAKTTKRKHSHA, encoded by the coding sequence ATGGGTTTTCAAATCATCAAACCTGACACAAAAATAGATTTTATCGGCAAAAGAAATTATGCTTTTGCTCTATCTGCGGCATTGATACTCATAGGTCTCATATCTCTTGGACTCAAGGGCGGCCCCAAACTGGGCATTGATTTTGCCGGAGGGATAATTATTCAGACCAGCTTTGAGCAGGAAGTTGACCTTGCTGAACTTACTTCCGTATTAGAGGAAACAGAGTTACCATCCCTGGTAGTTCAACGGTTTGGAGATCGCGGGGACAATGAATATTTGTTTCGAACTTCAGCTGAAAACATTACTCCTTATGACGCCCGTGAAAAGGTAGATGCTGTCCTGATGGAGTATTTTCAGGACCATGGATACGAGATTCAACGTTTAGAAATGGTGGGGCCACGAGTTGGGGCAGATCTGCGTGAAAGCGCTCTGGAAGCCCTGTTCTTTGCTGTGCTGTTTATTGCAATCTACATCTCGGGTCGTTTTGAACACAAGTGGTTTGTGGCTGCTTTTATGGCGGCCGGGCTTGCTGGCGGTGTCTATCTGCTAAAGCTCATTTCCATCCCGCTGGCTTTTCTTATTTTCGCGGCCATGCTCATAACCCTTTGTCTTTGCTGGTATCTAAGGCTCAACTTTGCTCTGGGAGCAGTTATAGCCCTGATTCATGACATGCTTATAGTCATTGGCATATTCTCACTGCTTAACAAGGATTTTGACCTGAGCATAGTAGCGGCCTTACTGACTATAATTGGTTATTCCCTAAATGATACCATCATTGTTTTTGACCGCATCAGGGAAAATCTGCGCAACAAGATTTCCACCTCTCTGTCAGAAACCATCAACGTCAGTATCAACCAGACCCTGTCGAGAACCATTGTTACTTCAGGTACAACTCTTGTAGTTGTTCTTGCCCTGCTTATACTCGGAGGCGGTATCATACATGACTTTGCCTTTGCATTGACTGTAGGAGTTCTGGTGGGCACCTATTCTTCTATCTATGTAGCAAGTCCCATTCTGCTGAGTTTCAGACCCGTTATTGAAGAGGAAGATGAAGAGGAAGAAGGTCACGAGATGTCCGCAAAAACTACTAAAAGAAAGCATAGCCACGCTTAG
- the secD gene encoding protein translocase subunit SecD, which translates to MKGNLRWKIPVILLVLIISLLYFLPSFSGIKNSSLGDILPDRQVNLGLDLRGGIHLTLGVEVERALERSLSQIGQDIRDEARLQDILVLRPRVSDDHRLEFSLLRQEQQRDLERMISQQYNNLRIVSRHSDDDGRIRYVLDFTAEYKEILNDMTLDQAVKTIRNRIDQFGVAEPDIRRQQDERIQVQLPGIDDPQRAISIIGQTAHLEFKLVDEDADVQRAVEGVVPPGSRLYYQQTTMPDGSTREEPVVLRAETAMTGEYITNAHTAFDQYNQPYVAIAFDNRGSRIFERITGENVRQRLAIVLDGNVYSTPVIQERISGGRASITGRFTVDEAHDLAVVLRAGSLPAPVFVMEERTVGPSLGQESIERGVRSAVIGGALVLIFMVFYFGFAGVVANTVLAFNIILIIAGLAGFGATLTLPGIAGIILTIGIAVDANVLIFERIREELRRGLSPRAAVEEGYNRATLTILDANVTTIIAAVVLYQFGTGPIRGFAVTLTLGILASMFTAIFVSRVLFDIWISKRKPGTAFNI; encoded by the coding sequence ATGAAAGGCAATCTGCGCTGGAAAATACCAGTAATTTTACTGGTTCTGATTATCAGTCTGCTCTATTTTTTACCTTCTTTTTCCGGAATAAAAAATTCTTCTCTCGGTGACATACTCCCGGACCGCCAGGTCAATCTTGGACTGGATCTTAGAGGTGGAATTCACCTGACCCTCGGGGTTGAAGTTGAAAGAGCTCTGGAAAGATCTCTTTCCCAGATTGGACAGGACATAAGAGATGAAGCCCGGCTCCAGGATATTCTGGTCCTTCGTCCCAGAGTTAGTGATGATCACAGACTCGAGTTCAGCTTGTTGCGACAGGAGCAGCAAAGAGACCTGGAGCGCATGATCAGTCAGCAATACAATAATTTGCGAATTGTATCCAGACATTCTGATGATGATGGCCGTATTCGTTATGTTCTTGATTTTACTGCTGAATACAAAGAGATCTTGAACGATATGACCCTTGACCAGGCAGTTAAGACTATTCGCAATAGAATTGATCAGTTCGGAGTGGCTGAACCTGATATCAGAAGACAACAGGATGAACGCATTCAAGTACAATTGCCCGGTATAGACGACCCCCAGCGAGCAATTTCCATTATAGGTCAAACTGCGCATCTTGAGTTCAAACTTGTAGATGAAGATGCAGATGTACAGCGGGCTGTTGAAGGTGTTGTGCCTCCAGGCAGCAGACTCTACTATCAGCAGACAACTATGCCTGATGGCTCTACACGTGAAGAACCGGTAGTTTTAAGAGCTGAAACAGCAATGACTGGAGAGTACATCACCAACGCACACACTGCTTTTGATCAGTACAATCAGCCGTATGTAGCCATAGCCTTTGATAACAGGGGTTCACGTATTTTTGAAAGAATTACAGGTGAGAATGTTCGTCAGCGACTTGCAATTGTACTGGACGGCAATGTTTATTCCACCCCGGTCATACAGGAAAGAATTTCTGGTGGAAGGGCCAGTATTACCGGCAGGTTTACAGTGGATGAAGCTCACGACCTTGCGGTAGTCCTTAGAGCCGGCTCTCTGCCAGCGCCTGTCTTTGTAATGGAGGAAAGAACAGTGGGCCCGTCCCTTGGCCAGGAATCCATAGAACGAGGGGTCAGGTCAGCAGTCATTGGTGGAGCACTTGTTCTTATATTCATGGTCTTTTATTTTGGATTTGCCGGAGTAGTTGCCAACACAGTACTTGCCTTCAATATCATCCTGATTATAGCTGGACTGGCCGGATTCGGTGCCACCCTGACTCTTCCCGGCATAGCTGGAATTATTCTGACCATAGGCATAGCAGTTGATGCCAATGTACTTATCTTTGAGCGTATAAGAGAAGAACTTCGGCGGGGACTGTCTCCCCGGGCAGCGGTTGAAGAAGGATACAATCGGGCTACTTTGACAATCCTTGATGCCAATGTCACTACTATCATTGCAGCTGTTGTTCTTTACCAGTTTGGAACCGGCCCCATAAGAGGATTTGCAGTCACCCTGACCCTGGGAATTTTAGCATCAATGTTCACTGCTATTTTTGTATCCAGAGTTCTTTTTGATATCTGGATATCTAAACGCAAACCCGGAACAGCATTCAACATCTAA
- the yajC gene encoding preprotein translocase subunit YajC has protein sequence MFFENLIFAMAQSGDPQAGNPFTAFIPLILMFAIFYFLLIRPQQKKAKEHRQVLANLKRGDNVLTNGGLYGRVTDIQNDVLTIEIGDKLQVKTNRAYIAGLADPSQDSVQRAQ, from the coding sequence ATGTTTTTTGAAAATTTGATTTTTGCCATGGCCCAGAGTGGTGATCCCCAGGCCGGCAACCCATTCACAGCGTTCATTCCCCTGATTCTGATGTTTGCTATTTTTTATTTTCTGCTTATCAGGCCACAACAGAAAAAAGCCAAAGAGCATCGCCAGGTACTGGCCAACCTTAAAAGAGGTGATAATGTTCTTACCAATGGTGGATTATATGGACGTGTTACAGATATCCAGAATGACGTTCTGACAATAGAAATTGGCGACAAACTGCAAGTCAAGACCAACAGAGCCTATATTGCCGGTCTGGCTGACCCAAGTCAGGATTCTGTTCAAAGGGCGCAATAA